The nucleotide window aattttcttgcaggaaataaaaataaattttgcaagaaCAGATGCCTCAAACATGGTTTTATACATACCTTAATAACAAAGATTAGAATGCATAAAATGATAGGTCAAAAGTGCAAAATCCTTGCCAAGAAATGAACTCAAGACAAACTGACCTACTTGCAACAATATAGCAGTGCACagtttgaagaatttaatttatgatctgaattaataatttaaggtaCTGTTATTACACTAGGGATCTACTACACCATGGTCAATGatgtaatattactgttatttataaaaaaaatagctctCATTAGGGCCATAAACTAATGAACTCAACTTCTGCTAACAATGAAATGAAGATAGAAATGTCTTAaggtatataaacattttaagcctatatcatttattttaaaatttggtatcTGCATCACTAAATTCTACTTTTACCATTTCACAAATTCCGTTCAGTCAATGATACagaatatgaaattgaaatcacCAAATGTACTCATTTCTACTTTGTATAAAGTcccaaaattaaacatttgtaaaagaGATTTGAACTCTTCATTCTAACATTAGCTTTAGAGacctaatgaattttattttatttacgtagcAGATAAATTTTGTAGGCTTgagttattatttgttatttaactgttattacaCAGTTAAGTAACTTATGGCTTCATCTATGACGCCATTCTCAGACAGTTAGCTTTTCAATAATAGTgatataatttaaacttatttactgGTTTATAATCCTTAAGCAGCATGGACTACTATAGCCCATAACCACTAATAAATGTCAACAGTAAGAAGTGAAACTAGCTTAGTTTAACTTCAGTGATCTATAGAAACTATAAATGTTATGCTAATTAGAAGACTGCAACAAGGGATCAggtagaataatatatttaattaaggtgtgatatttgaatacaaaaatgaGTTGTGTTTTATTGTAAGTGAAGgaaataaatacacattaaaaaaaaagaaaaatccttttATTCTGAACATCTTTTTTCAAGTCCATTCTCACACAACTTAACGAATAACTTGAATTCTGgttcagacaaaaataaacaacactttaattgtaaaacataaataatttataaaatgctaataTAATTGATTCaagtattaattttctaaattataataaaataatcttattaagaaattatttatttctaaagaagTAATAGTAACTAAAAACACAAACTTTTACAGTTTTACTCAAACTAGGAAGAACACTTTATATAATGTTACtgtgatttaatttttccaattctttctctaataattgttttttaactgtaatGGGAACATGTTtcttcctaaataaataaattgaatctcCATCAGTATTAAACTCTGAACTACCATCTGGTAACAAATTTCTTAATGCTTTATTTCTGGCTAACAACTTATCGTAAAATTCTAACCCACCAGTAATATACTCTTCACCAACCTTAGAAACATTCTTCAATGCTTGCATTTCATAATATGTAgtaattaaatcttttgaaaGGTAATAAAAACCAATGCCAAAAGCTATCAAAAGTCCATAAAAAACACCCTTTACAGGGAAAGGTCTATAAGGTAATccaaagatattacaaaaataattatttacaccaCCACAAATAATGACTATAACAGGCCCAGAAAAACaatgtaaatagaatttaaatgtatcGACAAGAGAAAGTTCATAAGCAATTCCAAACCTTTTTGCGGCAtcacttaaaattaaagaatttgccAACTCTATTCCATCCTTTGAATCCCAAGGAACAGATTTATTGCCAACctgtaaataaaatcatacataaatgcattaacaaaaacaattttataaatgggTTAAGATGTTTACATCGCTTCTACTGTTTTACAAAAGTTATTGGATGCTAGAAACAAAATcagaaaaccaattaaaaaaaggactttTAAATGCAGTCATCATGAAAAAATGACTTCAATtcactaaaaatacaaaaattacacagCTGAGggaaatacattatattttctgaAGAAAGTCATTTTTTTGTCCCAAGTactagggttattttttttcaaggtccaatcggtcacaaaattaaaaccacagtgaaaataaaaaattttttatatgtaacaagtacttacatagtcgccactccaatttagacatttgttgtagtatggtaccaactttccaataccctcgtcatagaacggagctgcctgtattttcagccatgtttctacgctggtctgcagctcgatgtctgtgccaaaatgttgtcctcctagccagcgtttcatgtgagcaaagaggtgaaaatcagatggagccatgtccgggctgtatggtggatgatcaaacacttcccaacgaaaatgctgcaggagcttctttgttacagctgcagtgtgcgaccgagcattgtcatggagaaagacaatgcctgatgacaacattcctctccgcttattctgaattgcccttcgtagacgttgaagagtcatgcagtatgaggctgcagtgatggtcgtgccacgttccatgaattccaccaagagaactccattccggtcccagaacacagtagccatacactttctgttggggaaggttcgcttgaacttctttggtttactgggagaatgagaatgcatccactgtttggattcttttgtttcttcagttttgaaatgtacccatgtctcatcccctgtgacaattttattaaaaaaatcttctccttcattgtggtagcgctggaaaaaggttagggaggcgtccattctcattgttttgtgatggtcgggcAGCATCTTgagaacccatctcgcacacagtttgcggaattgaagtctctcactcacaatggtgtagagagctgaccttgaaatttcaggaaacgaatcactcaatacagaaattgtgaaccgacaattttcttgaattgcctcatccactcgctcaatgagatcatcagttgacactcgcttccttccctgaccgcctgcatcatgaacatctgtacgtcctgctttaaagttcctgcaccattgttacACTTTGCTGTTACTCATTGAAGTTTAATCGTACAcgttacttattcgtcgatgaatttcagctgcattacacccctcagctgaagaaattgaattaccgcacgcacttcacacttggcaggagatactattgttgtagacatgtttacgtgctagctgtatattcagaactaaatgaaatgacgcggcgtgattgaaggccatactagagacactgcgcaaaggttcatccgatttttgcgcgggtttttatttcacgaccgatcgtaccttgaaaaaaaaataacccttgtaatcAGAAAACACCTATTTAGATTAAGAAAACTGTCACTGACATTTATTCATGACTATTTTTTTGTGGGATGTTGATGAACATCccacaaaaaaaatagttttggggTAGGTTTCTGTAGATGGCATCAAGTACTGTGATGCCATTTAAAGATGCATAATTCCAGTTACTCAAAATGCAGCTAATCATGAACACAATATTACTCTCAtctgtctaaaaaaaattaagaaatttataactgaacatggtatttaaattttagactGGCCAGGTAATTAATCtgacataaatttattaacaaaatttgggCAACTGTTGTTAAAACAGTCCATCTATGAAAGGAGCCAATGAAATGGGTCTATTGCTTActtctttgttgtttttatgtctgtcaaaattttcattgaatGTATGCTATATGTTTAATCTATGCAGTTTTGGCCTTAGACAAATCTTGAGAGATCAACTGTCTGATAGTTTTATGATTAGGATTTTATAGCTTTTAATAAAATGCTGCCAGAAGCAGTGATCTGCAGAACAATAATCCAGCTAGaaaatttatcgattaatt belongs to Lycorma delicatula isolate Av1 chromosome 1, ASM4794821v1, whole genome shotgun sequence and includes:
- the LOC142331372 gene encoding transmembrane protein 177 → MSKLLKFSAETGEKFLTYSLVSVGLGTVIAQVAPHVWFLDNYAGLFQLYKKGFAVEVPSHFETMLSEISDDLAIPVKNPLTRLLTVIGFDTMHFGTTSTTSGCFIGIPVNFNYKSEKDIDKLSIQVGNKSVPWDSKDGIELANSLILSDAAKRFGIAYELSLVDTFKFYLHCFSGPVIVIICGGVNNYFCNIFGLPYRPFPVKGVFYGLLIAFGIGFYYLSKDLITTYYEMQALKNVSKVGEEYITGGLEFYDKLLARNKALRNLLPDGSSEFNTDGDSIYLFRKKHVPITVKKQLLEKELEKLNHSNII